A window of Halomonas sp. GFAJ-1 contains these coding sequences:
- a CDS encoding agglutination protein, whose protein sequence is MKSNVTLKLKKLFSQHAFRPLTVTTLAFLPLSALAQSLPASLYAPGATDLPSTIQQTIVTNPEVNAAWANFSATGSDARGARGNYLPSIDVRAGVGRQDQQNDGRGSYSSDFAELTLTQMVFDGFATRSEVERLDRARLIAYFQLLGASEEITLEAFRAYVDVLRHRELVRLAQDNYREHQRVFSQIEERALSGAGRGVDLEQISGRLALAESNLMTEASNLHDVTARFQRIVGTLPAQNMLPAPSLANELPEDVSQAVEMAFQGNPEFHAAIENIAVQRAELEGARSAYMPRLDIQGRTGTNNQDDAIAGRRDEHSIQLVASMNLYRGGSDQAAFNAASTRIEQAENQRETACTNVRQTTQIAYNDTQRLSEQLSYLNEHRQSIDRVRGAYQQQFDIGQRTLLDVLDSENEFFEASRAYSNAQFDLTLAQARTLAAMGQLMHTLQVTRDDIPSLSELGYEDMADNIRMACGVEGPRGFTLDDFTRGISARQNDMPQSAYSESENVVMAAPVEAAVTHMSAPKPVQGLYVQVASLSAIERAEALSNQLSNQLTDGARVLAAAGNFRVQVGPFESFDDAKSLQSELQGFGYADAFITRG, encoded by the coding sequence ATGAAAAGCAACGTCACTTTGAAATTGAAAAAACTATTTTCACAACACGCTTTTCGGCCGTTAACGGTCACTACCCTGGCGTTTTTACCACTTTCAGCGCTTGCACAATCGCTTCCAGCGAGTTTGTACGCACCTGGTGCCACTGACTTGCCAAGCACCATCCAGCAAACCATTGTTACTAACCCTGAAGTAAATGCAGCCTGGGCTAACTTTAGTGCCACGGGTAGTGACGCAAGGGGTGCAAGGGGCAATTACCTGCCGTCAATTGATGTACGTGCTGGAGTGGGTCGGCAAGATCAGCAAAATGACGGTCGTGGCAGCTATAGCTCTGATTTCGCAGAATTAACGCTTACGCAAATGGTGTTCGATGGTTTTGCTACCCGCAGTGAAGTTGAGCGTTTAGACCGTGCTAGGCTGATCGCATATTTTCAATTACTTGGTGCAAGTGAAGAGATAACGCTAGAGGCTTTTAGGGCCTACGTTGATGTGCTTCGGCATCGCGAACTGGTCCGTTTAGCACAAGATAATTACCGAGAGCACCAGCGTGTTTTTAGCCAAATTGAGGAAAGGGCGCTTTCGGGAGCGGGGCGCGGTGTTGATTTAGAGCAAATCAGCGGCCGCCTAGCACTTGCTGAATCGAATCTCATGACCGAGGCGTCCAACCTCCATGACGTAACGGCACGTTTTCAGCGTATTGTAGGCACGCTACCCGCGCAAAATATGCTGCCAGCTCCTTCATTGGCAAATGAGTTACCAGAGGATGTTAGCCAAGCGGTAGAAATGGCGTTTCAGGGTAACCCTGAATTCCACGCGGCCATTGAGAACATTGCCGTGCAACGGGCGGAGTTAGAGGGTGCTCGGTCCGCATACATGCCCCGGTTGGATATTCAAGGGCGCACAGGCACCAATAACCAGGATGATGCGATTGCAGGTCGCCGGGACGAGCATAGCATTCAGTTAGTCGCTAGCATGAACCTCTATCGTGGTGGTTCCGACCAAGCAGCTTTTAATGCGGCAAGCACACGCATTGAACAAGCTGAAAATCAGCGTGAAACCGCTTGCACTAATGTGAGGCAGACGACGCAAATTGCTTATAACGACACTCAGCGTTTGAGCGAGCAACTTAGCTATTTAAATGAGCATCGCCAGTCGATTGATCGCGTCCGTGGCGCGTATCAACAGCAGTTTGATATTGGTCAGCGTACCTTGCTAGACGTACTGGACAGTGAAAACGAGTTCTTTGAAGCCAGTCGCGCGTATTCCAATGCGCAGTTTGATCTGACATTGGCCCAGGCGCGTACGCTTGCTGCGATGGGTCAGCTCATGCATACCCTGCAAGTCACCCGAGATGACATCCCAAGCCTTAGCGAGCTTGGCTATGAGGATATGGCTGACAATATTCGCATGGCTTGCGGTGTAGAGGGGCCGCGTGGTTTTACCCTAGATGATTTCACACGTGGAATCTCTGCGCGGCAAAACGATATGCCGCAAAGCGCTTACTCAGAATCTGAAAATGTGGTGATGGCTGCTCCTGTTGAAGCGGCTGTTACACACATGTCAGCGCCAAAACCAGTCCAAGGTCTTTATGTTCAGGTGGCGTCTTTAAGTGCTATTGAGCGCGCTGAGGCGCTTAGTAACCAGTTAAGTAATCAGTTAACCGATGGCGCTAGAGTGTTAGCTGCCGCAGGGAACTTCCGTGTGCAAGTAGGGCCTTTTGAATCCTTTGATGATGCCAAGTCACTGCAGTCTGAATTGCAAGGATTTGGCTATGCGGATGCGTTTATTACACGTGGTTAA